Below is a window of Roseivirga misakiensis DNA.
GTTTCAGCATCCAGTTTTTTGGGTGCTATCCATTTATGTTATTGGTGATTACTTTGCTATTTCTAACTTCCTGAAGTTTGTAGATTTTTTCTATGCGCTCCTTTTCCATATACCTCTTTTTCTTTTGGTATATATCAACTTGGGACTACTAATCCCGAGGTTTCTTCAGCGCGGAAAATATTTCCTTTATGGCACGCTAGCCATCGCTTTAATTCATTTAGCTTATGGTTTTCATGAATTGACATTTGAGGTCCTTTTGCCGCTTTTACCTGTAGAGTATTACATGGTTTCTTTCACTGACTACGAAGTGTTGGTGACCATTTTTCTAATCTATTTGGTGCTGACTACACTCCTCAAACTTTCTAAATCTTGGTATCAGTTACAACGCGTAGAGAAAGAAAAACTAACGATAGAGCTCAATTCTCTAAAGTCTCAGGTTAACCCACATTTTTTGTTCAATAGCTTAAATAGTATCTATTCTTTGGCCCTTTCTAAAAGCGATCAGACAGCAGAAACGGTTTTAGAATTATCAAATTTATTGCGGTATATGCTTTATGAGGTTGGTGAGGATGAAGTGGAGTTATCCAAAGAATTGGAAATGCTCGAAAACTATATTGAGCTGCAAAAACTAAGGTCTGATATCAGTACTCAAGTTACTTTTAGTGTAAAGGGAGACCTTTCGGCTTATAGAATTGCGCCCTTACTCTTTTTTCCACTAGTCGAAAACAGTTTCAAGCATGGCGTGAAGGGAGTCTCTGATTCAGCCTATGTGAATATTTCCCTGATTGCTGAAGATGGGATTTCATTCATTATTGAAAACAATAAGGGAACTGTCGATGATATGGAAGATGGCAAGTATGGTGGGATTGGTCTTGAAAACGTAAAGCGAAGATTAGCTTTGATTTACGGAGGAAGACATGATTTTGAGATTGAAGAAACAGCCACAGAATTTAAAGTAAAACTCACTATAAAATGATCAATTGTTTGATTATCGATGACGAGCCGTTATCCAGAAACGTATTGAAGACTTTTGTTAACGATCACCCCGATCTCCACTTGGTTGGGGAGTGTAAAGACGCGTTTGAGGCCATGGCTGAACTGAACAAACAATCAGTGGATTTGCTCTTTTTGGACATCAATATGCCCAAATTATCGGGAGTGAATTTTTATAAAGGGTTAAGCAAAAAACCACAGGTGATTTTTACTACAGCTTATCCTGAATTCGCTGTGGAGGGATTTGAGTTAAATGCGGTCGATTACTTGATGAAGCCCATTGCTTTTGAGCGATTTGTTCAAGCAATTAATAAAGTGAAAGAAAAGTTAGGGACTCTTTCAGTGCCAGAATCTGCCCAGGATTATATTCTATTAAAGGCCGATAAAAAGGTTTATAGGACTTCCTTTGACGATATTTTACTGTGCGAGGCGCTTGGCGATTATGTAAAAGTTCACTTGTCTGATAAGGTGCTTATTGTCACTACGACGATGAAAAAACTGATCAGTGAACTACCAGCCGATCAATTTGTACGGACTCACAAATCCTTTATCATTAATAAAACTAAGTTCGAATACATAGAAGGTAATCAAGTGAAGATAGGCAAGCATATGGTTTCGATCGGTCAGTCATACCGAGAGGAAGTGCTGCGCCAATTGGGAAGTGCTAAGTGATCTTAAAACCTACTGGGCATTAGTGTATTCTAGAATGGCTGACTCTAAAATTTCCATGGCCTTCTCTCTACCATAAAAGCCGTTGGTTTCCAATACTCCTTCTCCTTTGTAATGACTAAACCACAGGTTAATAATTTCAGTGACTCCTTTAAAATTTGCTTCTAACTCCGCTACGGAGTTAATACCATATAGAGGAGAATCTTTTTGTACCGCAATAAGTTTGTCGTCCTGCTCTCCGCCATCTAATAATCGCAATACGCCGATTATTTTCACGCCCACAACATCTCCTCTCTCAACTGGGGAGCCTAAAACAAGTACGTCCAAAGGGTCACCATCTCCGCCGAGAGCTTTTGGTAGAAGTGTCTGCGGAATCATACCATAATTCCCGGGGTACCCTAGGTACTGAATGATTCTCGGTTTTCCGTCAATCATATTTAAGGATAACTTACCCGATGGCTTGCTGACTTCCCACTTCTCTAAAGTCCCCGCCGGAA
It encodes the following:
- a CDS encoding sensor histidine kinase, with the protein product MKQVFALVINSKWFQHPVFWVLSIYVIGDYFAISNFLKFVDFFYALLFHIPLFLLVYINLGLLIPRFLQRGKYFLYGTLAIALIHLAYGFHELTFEVLLPLLPVEYYMVSFTDYEVLVTIFLIYLVLTTLLKLSKSWYQLQRVEKEKLTIELNSLKSQVNPHFLFNSLNSIYSLALSKSDQTAETVLELSNLLRYMLYEVGEDEVELSKELEMLENYIELQKLRSDISTQVTFSVKGDLSAYRIAPLLFFPLVENSFKHGVKGVSDSAYVNISLIAEDGISFIIENNKGTVDDMEDGKYGGIGLENVKRRLALIYGGRHDFEIEETATEFKVKLTIK
- a CDS encoding LytR/AlgR family response regulator transcription factor — encoded protein: MINCLIIDDEPLSRNVLKTFVNDHPDLHLVGECKDAFEAMAELNKQSVDLLFLDINMPKLSGVNFYKGLSKKPQVIFTTAYPEFAVEGFELNAVDYLMKPIAFERFVQAINKVKEKLGTLSVPESAQDYILLKADKKVYRTSFDDILLCEALGDYVKVHLSDKVLIVTTTMKKLISELPADQFVRTHKSFIINKTKFEYIEGNQVKIGKHMVSIGQSYREEVLRQLGSAK
- a CDS encoding inorganic diphosphatase, with product MRKLLTNCSLLFLLTFVLISCTISPEQDRKSKVNYLTDYEPKTVDGLVNVVVEIPAGTLEKWEVSKPSGKLSLNMIDGKPRIIQYLGYPGNYGMIPQTLLPKALGGDGDPLDVLVLGSPVERGDVVGVKIIGVLRLLDGGEQDDKLIAVQKDSPLYGINSVAELEANFKGVTEIINLWFSHYKGEGVLETNGFYGREKAMEILESAILEYTNAQ